One window of Lagenorhynchus albirostris chromosome 16, mLagAlb1.1, whole genome shotgun sequence genomic DNA carries:
- the AGT gene encoding angiotensinogen — protein sequence MAPAGLSLGASVLCLLAWARLAPADRVYIHPFHLLVYSKSSCDQLEKPRAESPPDPTFTPVPIQAKSSAVDEQALREQLVRATQQLEAEERLRAVKVGVLLNFMGFHMYKMLSETRSAASGAVLSPVALFGTLTSFYLGALDPTASRLQAFLGVPGEDQGCTSRLDGHKVLSALQTIQGLLVAQGGAGSRARLLLSTVVGLFTAPGLRLKQPFVQGLSSISPVTLSRSLDLSTDPDLAAEKINRFMQAVTGWEMGRPLTGVNPDSTLLFNTYVHFQGKMKGFSLLPGLQEFWVDNTTSVSLPMLSGIGTFHYWSDTQNNLSVTRVPLSANACLLLIRPHHAPDLRQVEALTFQHNFLTLMKNLSPRAIRLTMPQLTLKGSYDLQDLLAQTKLPALLGAEANLGKISDANLRVGKVLNSVLFELKADEGEQPTESAPQPAGPEVLEVTLNSPFLLAVLERDSAALHFLGRVSNPLSAA from the exons ATGGCTCCTGCTGGCCTGAGCCTGGGGGCCTCCGTCCTTTGCCTCTTGGCCTGGGCTCGCCTGGCCCCTGCAGACCGGGTGTATATACACCCCTTCCACCTCCTTGTTTACAGCAAGAGCAGCTGTGACCAGCTGGAGAAACCCAGGGCGGAGTCGCCCCCAGACCCAACCTTCACACCTGTCCCGATTCAGGCCAAGTCGTCCGCCGTGGACGAGCAGGCCCTGCGGGAGCAGCTGGTTCGAGCCACCCAGCAGCTGGAGGCCGAAGAGCGGCTGCGGGCCGTGAAGGTGGGGGTGTTGCTCAACTTCATGGGCTTCCACATGTACAAGATGCTGAGCGAGACACGGAGCGCGGCCAGCGGGGCTGTGCTCTCCCCGGTGGCTCTCTTTGGCACCCTGACCTCTTTCTACCTGGGGGCCTTGGACCCCACGGCCAGCAGACTACAGGCGTTCCTGGGTGTCCCGGGGGAGGATCAGGGCTGCACCTCCCGGCTGGATGGTCACAAGGTCCTGTCCGCCCTGCAGACCATCCAGGGCCTCCTGGTGGCCCAGGGCGGGGCCGGCAGCCGGGCCAGGCTGCTCCTGTCCACGGTGGTCGGGCTGTTCACGGCCCCTGGCCTGCGCCTGAAGCAGCCATTCGTGCAGGGCCTGTCTTCCATCTCCCCTGTCACCCTCTCCCGCTCGCTAGACTTGTCCACGGACCCAGATCTCGCTGCTGAGAAGATCAACAGGTTCATGCAGGCTGTGACGGGGTGGGAGATGGGCAGGCCCCTGACAGGGGTCAACCCAGACAGCACCCTGCTCTTCAACACTTACGTCCACTTCCAAG GAAAGATGAAGGGGTTCTCCCTGCTGCCGGGGCTCCAGGAGTTCTGGGTGGACAACACCACCTCCGTGTCGCTCCCTATGCTCTCGGGCATCGGCACCTTCCACTACTGGAGCGACACCCAGAACAACCTCTCCGTGACCCGCGTGCCCCTCAGCGCCAATGCCTGCCTGCTGCTCATCCGGCCGCACCACGCTCCCGACTTGCGGCAGGTGGAGGCCCTCACCTTCCAGCACAACTTCCTGACCCTGATGAAGAATCTCTCTCCCCG GGCCATCCGCCTGACCATGCCCCAGCTGACACTGAAAGGGTCCTACGACCTGCAGGACCTGCTTGCCCAGACCAAGCTGCCCGCCCTGCTGGGCGCTGAGGCAAACCTGGGCAAAATCAGCGATGCCAACCTCAGAGTTGGAAAG GTGCTGAACAGCGTTCTCTTTGAGCTAAAAGCAGACGAGGGAGAGCAGCCCACGGAGTCTGCACCACAGCCAGCTGGGCCCGAGGTCTTGGAGGTGACCCTGAACAGCCCATTCCTGTTGGCCGTCTTGGAGCGAGACTCGGCTGCCCTGCACTTCCTGGGCCGCGTGTCCAACCCGCTGAGCGCTGCGTGA